Proteins encoded together in one Desulfonatronum thiosulfatophilum window:
- a CDS encoding CehA/McbA family metallohydrolase: MNGIALHEEDITISNEFYKVAFAIGTTPPWGIPHGSIVDSAIMVDGEWTDNRTALIDFLPHGWSAWPSTYQEVRILEQSGDRVVVEIKRDYDENIELVTTYTIESGNQLLAVSTSMTNTGTKTYDDLLAGYSLCMLSGYMFGPWGTTERGYGQVGEEWFGDYVLGYDENFAMAIHYPGFTDFAWGTGWRDLYQKQTLHPQDSVRLDAWIQFEDVGSTAQVMEANLQIKEQQYGNVSGTVKSTAGDIVQNPVVIFEKATPEGEDFLYAWAVGENGSYEIPLPEGKYTVHAAAKGYSLTSKQDVAVAAGENFVLNFGDIETGGNVAITVVDKKTQRPMDARIEVVEGPEILVEYVGAKTFFTELNTPGTTSFLLAQGDYVLSVSNGAGFTSRPETIELSVTSEGDHNLSQAIELLVDLPGSGWYASDLHHHSDILDGVTPPELLVRSQLASGLDVIFVSDHDSIGNNKTVGEFAQSRDVPFASGIEVSPNWGHINVLPIPLDDQDVAIDPSGTAASIFAKAREMDALVIIAHPYITYGYFHSNEQDMVPGGWDADFDLIEINGAISTKDNHKALQRTWEFWNNQEKYYLVGGSDVHDVLRYPSGNIRTIAQVDGDFSLNKYYESLKKGNSYASYGPLVYPEHNFGETVQVDSGNFELNFKTLSVNGIAKITVVTEGSKFNDEWEIEGYAFQQTYDESAEESISVALNPEKDTWYALVIEDTEGNWAMTNPIWVNII, translated from the coding sequence GTGAATGGAATTGCTCTCCATGAAGAGGACATCACGATATCCAACGAGTTCTATAAGGTTGCCTTTGCCATCGGCACAACTCCTCCTTGGGGAATTCCGCATGGTTCCATCGTGGATTCGGCAATCATGGTCGACGGCGAATGGACGGACAACCGAACGGCTTTGATCGATTTTCTGCCTCATGGCTGGTCTGCATGGCCAAGCACCTACCAGGAAGTCCGTATCCTGGAACAGAGCGGCGACCGTGTGGTTGTTGAAATCAAACGGGATTATGATGAAAACATCGAGCTGGTGACGACATATACGATAGAATCCGGGAATCAGCTGCTTGCCGTCTCCACCAGCATGACGAACACCGGAACCAAAACCTATGATGATCTGCTGGCAGGGTACTCCTTGTGCATGTTGAGCGGATACATGTTCGGTCCATGGGGGACCACCGAGCGTGGTTACGGTCAGGTCGGTGAAGAGTGGTTTGGGGATTATGTGCTGGGGTATGATGAAAATTTCGCCATGGCGATTCATTACCCCGGATTTACTGATTTCGCTTGGGGAACAGGATGGCGTGATCTGTACCAGAAGCAAACATTGCATCCTCAAGACAGTGTCCGGCTTGATGCCTGGATCCAATTCGAAGATGTCGGCAGCACCGCTCAGGTGATGGAGGCGAATCTTCAGATCAAGGAACAACAGTATGGAAACGTCTCCGGAACCGTGAAGTCAACGGCCGGAGATATTGTTCAGAATCCGGTGGTGATCTTCGAAAAAGCCACGCCAGAAGGTGAGGATTTCCTCTATGCCTGGGCTGTCGGCGAGAACGGTTCATATGAAATCCCCTTGCCGGAAGGAAAGTACACGGTCCATGCCGCGGCCAAAGGCTACTCGTTGACCTCGAAGCAGGACGTCGCTGTTGCCGCGGGTGAAAACTTCGTTTTGAACTTCGGAGACATTGAAACGGGCGGGAACGTCGCAATCACTGTCGTGGACAAGAAAACCCAACGTCCCATGGACGCCAGGATCGAAGTCGTTGAAGGTCCGGAAATTCTCGTTGAATATGTCGGCGCAAAGACATTTTTCACCGAGTTGAATACGCCGGGAACAACGAGTTTTCTGTTGGCCCAGGGCGATTATGTACTGTCGGTATCGAATGGAGCCGGATTTACTTCCAGACCTGAAACAATTGAGCTATCCGTTACCTCTGAGGGAGATCACAATCTTTCTCAGGCCATCGAACTGCTGGTCGATCTGCCTGGATCCGGCTGGTATGCTTCGGATTTGCACCACCACTCGGATATCCTCGACGGCGTGACCCCACCGGAACTTCTGGTTCGTTCACAGCTGGCCAGCGGCCTGGATGTCATTTTCGTCAGCGATCATGATTCCATCGGAAACAACAAAACAGTTGGCGAGTTTGCCCAATCCAGAGATGTTCCCTTTGCTTCCGGGATTGAAGTGTCTCCGAACTGGGGCCATATCAATGTGCTGCCGATTCCCTTGGATGATCAGGATGTAGCCATTGACCCGTCCGGAACAGCCGCTTCGATCTTTGCCAAGGCGCGGGAAATGGACGCGCTGGTAATCATTGCCCATCCCTACATCACCTACGGATATTTTCACAGCAATGAACAGGACATGGTTCCCGGCGGCTGGGATGCCGATTTTGATCTGATCGAAATCAACGGCGCCATTTCCACAAAAGACAACCACAAAGCGCTGCAAAGAACCTGGGAGTTCTGGAACAATCAGGAGAAGTACTATCTGGTTGGAGGCAGCGACGTGCATGACGTTCTGCGGTATCCTTCCGGCAATATCAGGACCATTGCCCAGGTGGACGGAGATTTCAGCCTGAACAAGTACTATGAATCCCTGAAGAAGGGTAATTCCTATGCATCCTATGGTCCTCTCGTCTATCCCGAACACAACTTCGGTGAAACCGTTCAGGTGGATTCAGGTAATTTTGAACTGAATTTCAAAACCCTCTCCGTGAATGGGATCGCCAAGATCACCGTTGTCACGGAAGGTTCCAAGTTCAACGATGAGTGGGAAATCGAAGGGTATGCCTTTCAGCAGACGTATGACGAGTCAGCTGAAGAATCCATTTCGGTTGCCCTCAATCCGGAGAAAGACACATGGTACGCCCTGGTAATTGAGGACACGGAAGGCAACTGGGCCATGACCAATCCGATCTGGGTGAATATCATCTAA
- a CDS encoding aldehyde ferredoxin oxidoreductase family protein, with translation MNSSAMGVMLHVDLTGGEFHDIMVPDWLQERYVGGKGFGAKMLLDLVPQGADPLGPDNVLMFLAGPLTATPAPAMRACVVTKSPLTNLFLDSYFGGMFGPEIKYAGYDALIITGRSPEPVYLALDHTGSRLHSARDVWGLDTLLSNQRIKQQLDDEGFKIANIGPAGENLVPYALICCEFNRQAGRGGAGAVMGSKNLKAIALKGNKLVHVHDPEGFKEALAQANREIQDSAECRSLMVSGTAASVEFANEAGLIPANNFSDGSSPLAQKLGEKGQAQKLWLSRAACFGCPIACTQMGAVRSGKHAPFVTDIVEYESAAMLGTNLGIGDPRAVAHLTKLCDLLGLDSMSTGACLGFVMEAAQNGLLGQYPEADQPAFGDVAAAQRLIEMIAHRQGEFGRLLGKGVRAAAAVVGPEAESLAQHVKGLEMPAWGPRGAPGMGLAYMTADRGACHQRGFPVGYEATGMEWRGKPVQALALEGKAELVVALQNYLAGTDCLVKCDFGAMGVRPETYARLLNTATGMDVDADFFDLLGERIWNTTRVFNLREGMDITQERLPKRFVQDPLPSGPHKGHRITDEDMRSLLQDYYRVRNWDEQGRPTPETLERTGVQTLKRVVL, from the coding sequence ATGAATAGCTCAGCCATGGGCGTAATGCTCCATGTGGACCTCACCGGAGGCGAGTTTCACGACATCATGGTGCCGGACTGGCTCCAGGAAAGGTATGTCGGCGGCAAGGGCTTTGGGGCGAAGATGCTGTTGGATCTGGTGCCGCAAGGGGCCGATCCCCTTGGGCCCGACAACGTCCTGATGTTTCTCGCGGGCCCGCTTACGGCCACCCCGGCTCCGGCCATGCGCGCCTGCGTTGTCACCAAGTCTCCGCTGACCAACCTGTTTCTGGATTCCTACTTCGGCGGCATGTTCGGCCCTGAGATCAAGTATGCAGGGTATGACGCGCTGATCATCACCGGACGCTCCCCAGAACCTGTCTATCTGGCTCTGGACCATACCGGTTCCAGGCTGCACTCGGCCCGGGACGTCTGGGGGCTGGACACGCTCCTGAGCAATCAGCGGATCAAGCAGCAGCTCGACGATGAGGGGTTCAAGATCGCCAACATCGGCCCGGCCGGAGAAAATCTCGTTCCCTACGCCCTGATCTGCTGTGAATTCAACCGTCAGGCCGGGCGGGGCGGAGCGGGCGCGGTGATGGGCTCCAAGAACCTGAAGGCCATTGCCCTCAAGGGCAACAAGCTGGTCCACGTTCACGACCCGGAGGGATTCAAAGAAGCCCTGGCCCAGGCGAACCGCGAAATTCAGGACAGCGCCGAATGCCGCTCCCTGATGGTCTCCGGTACGGCGGCCTCGGTGGAGTTCGCCAACGAGGCCGGCCTGATCCCGGCCAACAACTTCAGCGACGGATCATCGCCCCTGGCCCAAAAACTGGGCGAGAAAGGCCAGGCCCAAAAGCTCTGGCTGAGCCGCGCCGCCTGCTTCGGCTGCCCCATTGCCTGCACCCAGATGGGCGCAGTGCGCTCCGGCAAGCATGCTCCCTTTGTCACCGATATCGTGGAGTATGAGTCCGCGGCCATGCTCGGCACGAACCTGGGCATCGGCGATCCGCGGGCCGTGGCCCATCTGACCAAGCTGTGCGACCTGCTGGGGCTGGATTCCATGTCCACCGGAGCCTGCCTCGGCTTTGTCATGGAGGCCGCCCAAAACGGCCTGCTCGGGCAGTATCCGGAAGCGGATCAGCCTGCCTTCGGCGATGTTGCCGCGGCGCAGCGCCTGATCGAGATGATCGCCCACAGGCAGGGAGAGTTCGGGCGTCTGCTTGGCAAGGGCGTCCGCGCCGCCGCCGCGGTGGTTGGGCCGGAAGCCGAGAGCCTGGCCCAACACGTCAAAGGCCTGGAAATGCCGGCCTGGGGACCGCGCGGTGCGCCGGGCATGGGACTGGCCTACATGACCGCGGACCGGGGAGCCTGCCACCAGCGCGGATTTCCCGTGGGCTACGAAGCCACGGGCATGGAATGGCGGGGCAAGCCCGTGCAGGCCCTGGCCCTGGAGGGCAAGGCCGAACTGGTTGTCGCCCTGCAAAACTACCTGGCCGGAACGGATTGTCTGGTGAAATGCGACTTCGGCGCCATGGGCGTTCGGCCGGAAACCTATGCCCGGCTCCTGAACACGGCCACGGGGATGGATGTGGACGCCGACTTTTTCGATCTGCTGGGCGAACGAATTTGGAACACCACCCGCGTATTCAATTTGCGTGAAGGCATGGACATCACCCAGGAACGCCTGCCCAAGCGATTCGTCCAAGACCCCCTGCCCAGCGGCCCCCACAAGGGGCACCGCATCACCGATGAAGACATGCGCTCTCTCCTGCAGGACTACTACCGGGTGAGGAACTGGGACGAGCAGGGCCGTCCGACGCCGGAAACTCTGGAGAGGACGGGAGTTCAAACCTTAAAACGGGTCGTCCTGTAA